The Desertifilum tharense IPPAS B-1220 genome includes a region encoding these proteins:
- a CDS encoding M48 family metallopeptidase, with protein sequence MVLFGLIGYCTNTVENPITGEVQRVQLSPEQEIELGLQARSQMAQEFGGLYPDEQLQQYLDNVGQRVVQQSIASQSPYPFEFHLLRDPETINAFALPGGQIFITAGLMRQLRSEAQLAGILGHEVGHVVARHGAQHLAKRQLGAALVNAVGIAASDTPEGGRRAAVIAQAVNQMIQLRYGRDDELESDRLGFRFMTEAQYNPQGKVELMEILGSARQGNEPPEFFSTHPNPGNRIQRLEALIQENYPNGVPPQLEEGRDTFRQVQPRLP encoded by the coding sequence ATGGTGTTATTTGGGTTGATTGGGTATTGTACGAATACCGTCGAAAATCCAATTACTGGGGAAGTGCAGCGGGTGCAGCTTTCCCCGGAACAGGAAATTGAGTTAGGATTGCAAGCGCGATCGCAAATGGCGCAAGAATTCGGCGGACTTTACCCCGATGAACAATTGCAGCAATATTTAGATAATGTGGGTCAGCGGGTGGTTCAACAGTCTATTGCCTCTCAGTCGCCCTACCCGTTTGAGTTTCACCTGTTGCGCGATCCGGAAACCATTAACGCCTTTGCCCTTCCGGGGGGTCAAATTTTCATTACGGCGGGTTTGATGCGTCAGTTACGCTCAGAGGCGCAACTAGCAGGTATTTTAGGCCATGAAGTGGGTCATGTGGTCGCTCGGCATGGGGCGCAACATTTGGCTAAACGCCAGTTGGGGGCAGCTTTAGTCAATGCGGTGGGTATTGCAGCCAGCGATACTCCCGAAGGCGGGCGACGGGCGGCGGTTATTGCTCAAGCGGTAAATCAAATGATTCAATTGCGGTACGGAAGGGATGATGAGTTAGAGAGCGATCGCTTAGGCTTTCGGTTTATGACGGAAGCACAGTACAATCCTCAAGGGAAGGTAGAGTTGATGGAAATTCTGGGATCTGCTCGTCAAGGAAACGAACCCCCTGAATTCTTTAGCACTCACCCTAATCCTGGCAACCGCATTCAACGCCTAGAAGCATTAATTCAGGAAAACTATCCCAATGGCGTTCCCCCCCAGTTGGAAGAAGGGCGAGACACTTTTCGCCAAGTTCAGCCCCGCTTGCCTTAG
- a CDS encoding four helix bundle protein, translated as MSREDRGRETREGIKSHRNLEVYQMAFDAAMEIFELSQKFPIEERYSLTDQIRRSSRSICGNLAEAWRKRRYQAAFIAKLSDAEAEAAETQTWIEFAVKCHYLEVETGRQLYSKYNSILGMLVSLIHNSAKWVIK; from the coding sequence ATGAGTAGGGAGGATAGAGGTAGAGAGACTAGAGAGGGGATTAAGAGCCATCGAAATTTGGAAGTTTATCAGATGGCTTTTGATGCTGCTATGGAGATTTTTGAATTATCCCAAAAATTTCCGATTGAAGAGAGATATTCGCTAACCGATCAAATTCGTCGTTCCTCTCGTTCGATCTGTGGTAACTTAGCTGAAGCTTGGCGCAAACGTCGCTATCAGGCTGCTTTTATTGCCAAACTCAGCGATGCGGAAGCAGAAGCAGCCGAGACACAAACCTGGATAGAATTTGCAGTTAAGTGTCACTATCTGGAAGTGGAAACAGGACGCCAACTCTATTCCAAATACAACTCTATCTTGGGGATGCTCGTCAGTTTAATTCACAACTCTGCTAAATGGGTTATAAAATAA
- a CDS encoding ROK family protein: MGLVSTDSVILALDFGGTKLAAATLKVGERRWQQTKRVLSPPGAGASVDLQIMRAIASKVVQGQKIAAIGVSFGGPVDAQTGTVRLSHHVPGWENTPLQQLLENEYQVPVRVDNDANVAALGEYCFGAGQGCDSLFYITVSTGVGGGWIINGKPWRGADGMAGEIGHTVVDPAGPECLCGKQGCVERLASGPYMAQQARELLQMNPQRGQGLRDLVKNDLNAITAQSIAQAAASGDYFAREILEKAGEALGVGIGNVANIMNPYRFILGGGVTKSGSLFWQAVKRAARQTALPEVYFEIIPAALGDEAPLWGAIAIAQDVLSCG; encoded by the coding sequence ATGGGACTCGTGAGTACAGATTCAGTAATTTTGGCGTTGGATTTTGGCGGGACGAAACTGGCGGCGGCGACGCTGAAAGTTGGGGAACGCCGGTGGCAGCAGACAAAGCGGGTGCTGTCGCCGCCTGGGGCGGGGGCTAGCGTGGATTTGCAAATTATGAGGGCGATCGCATCTAAGGTGGTTCAGGGGCAAAAAATCGCCGCAATTGGAGTCAGTTTTGGCGGCCCAGTCGATGCCCAAACGGGAACGGTACGCCTCTCGCATCACGTACCGGGGTGGGAAAATACGCCGCTTCAGCAACTGCTGGAGAACGAATATCAAGTACCCGTCCGAGTTGATAATGATGCCAATGTCGCCGCCCTGGGGGAATATTGCTTTGGTGCGGGTCAAGGGTGCGATAGTCTGTTTTACATTACCGTCAGTACCGGAGTCGGGGGCGGTTGGATTATTAATGGCAAGCCGTGGCGGGGGGCGGATGGCATGGCGGGGGAAATTGGTCATACGGTGGTAGACCCTGCGGGGCCAGAATGTTTGTGTGGCAAGCAGGGTTGTGTAGAACGGTTGGCATCTGGCCCCTATATGGCACAGCAGGCAAGGGAGTTATTGCAGATGAATCCCCAGCGGGGTCAGGGGTTGCGGGATTTGGTGAAAAATGACCTCAACGCGATTACAGCCCAGTCCATCGCTCAAGCAGCCGCCTCTGGAGACTACTTTGCACGGGAGATCCTAGAGAAAGCTGGGGAAGCGTTAGGGGTGGGGATTGGTAATGTGGCGAATATTATGAACCCCTATCGGTTTATTTTGGGGGGTGGGGTGACAAAATCCGGGTCGTTATTTTGGCAGGCGGTGAAACGGGCGGCGCGTCAAACGGCGCTACCGGAAGTGTATTTTGAGATTATCCCGGCGGCGTTGGGGGATGAGGCCCCATTGTGGGGAGCGATCGCGATCGCGCAAGATGTCTTAAGTTGCGGATAA
- a CDS encoding GUN4 domain-containing protein gives MFKRCHPRETGVAVQVVMSSQPQSESSELPLISANGVDYRYLQDLLKAGEWLEADMETARRMLEAARKEAEAWLEIADIDNFPGEDLHILDQLWLNYSKGRFGFSVQAQIYRSLGGTRNYDEKIWEAFGDRTGWCQHTAWLYYSDLTFNLSAPPGHLPALGWHPFMGYGGEIGWWAALFSRPELSAT, from the coding sequence TTGTTCAAACGATGCCATCCTAGAGAAACTGGCGTTGCTGTACAAGTGGTGATGAGTTCTCAACCCCAATCGGAATCCTCAGAACTTCCCCTAATCTCTGCTAACGGTGTAGACTATCGCTATCTGCAAGACTTGCTGAAGGCTGGAGAATGGCTAGAAGCAGATATGGAAACCGCAAGGCGAATGCTAGAAGCGGCCCGAAAAGAAGCAGAAGCTTGGTTAGAAATTGCAGATATTGATAACTTTCCTGGCGAAGACCTCCACATCCTTGACCAACTGTGGCTAAACTACAGCAAAGGTCGCTTTGGCTTTTCGGTACAAGCGCAGATATACCGCAGTTTGGGGGGAACCCGAAACTATGACGAGAAAATCTGGGAGGCTTTTGGCGATCGCACGGGTTGGTGCCAGCATACCGCCTGGTTATACTATTCTGACCTAACCTTTAATCTTTCAGCCCCCCCAGGTCATCTCCCGGCCCTCGGTTGGCATCCGTTTATGGGCTATGGTGGGGAGATAGGCTGGTGGGCTGCGCTGTTCTCGCGTCCAGAGTTATCCGCAACTTAA
- a CDS encoding Uma2 family endonuclease — protein sequence MPVQARHYTPEEYLAWEEQADFKSEYRDGEIVPMTGGTTNHNKIALNVAAYLKFALKGQNYDVYIGDVRLWIPRYRQYTYPDVMVIQGEPIYTGTSTTTVTNPQLIIEVLSQSTKNYDLGDKFIYYRSIPDFQEYIAIDQTKYHVIQHQRTHEGQWILTEYESESQVLALNSVEVQLSLSDIYERVNFAESEA from the coding sequence ATGCCCGTTCAAGCGCGCCACTATACGCCAGAAGAATATTTAGCCTGGGAAGAACAGGCAGACTTTAAAAGCGAATATCGAGATGGGGAAATTGTACCAATGACTGGGGGGACAACGAATCACAATAAAATTGCTCTGAATGTTGCGGCTTACTTAAAATTTGCATTGAAGGGGCAAAATTACGATGTTTACATCGGGGATGTCCGTCTGTGGATACCGCGTTATCGTCAGTACACCTATCCTGATGTGATGGTTATTCAAGGAGAACCGATTTACACGGGAACCAGCACGACAACGGTGACAAATCCTCAGTTGATTATAGAAGTTTTATCCCAATCGACTAAAAACTACGATCTGGGAGATAAATTTATTTACTATCGCTCCATTCCTGACTTTCAAGAATATATTGCAATTGACCAAACAAAATATCATGTAATCCAGCACCAGAGAACCCATGAGGGGCAATGGATATTAACCGAATATGAATCGGAATCGCAAGTTTTAGCGTTGAATTCTGTAGAGGTTCAACTCAGCTTGTCAGACATTTACGAGCGTGTCAATTTTGCCGAAAGCGAAGCTTAG
- a CDS encoding type II toxin-antitoxin system HicB family antitoxin produces MALNQKNQPIDNPSLESYLNLQYPVTLYPDAEGGYVAQIKDLPGCLSQGETLEEAVSNINEARELWIETAYEAGDTIPLPSHEDSTNTSLLLQLPKSLHRRLVEAAGKENASINQYIVSLLSQSGLG; encoded by the coding sequence ATGGCACTGAATCAGAAGAATCAGCCAATTGATAACCCGTCGCTGGAATCTTATTTAAATCTTCAGTATCCAGTGACGCTTTACCCAGATGCTGAGGGAGGGTATGTTGCTCAGATTAAAGATTTACCAGGGTGTTTGTCTCAGGGAGAAACCCTAGAGGAAGCAGTCTCTAATATCAATGAGGCGCGGGAGTTATGGATTGAAACTGCCTATGAAGCTGGAGATACGATTCCTTTGCCTAGCCATGAGGATAGCACCAATACTAGCCTACTCCTACAACTGCCTAAATCTTTGCACCGTCGTTTAGTGGAAGCCGCCGGGAAAGAAAACGCAAGCATTAATCAATATATTGTGTCCCTGTTGAGTCAAAGCGGGTTAGGTTGA
- a CDS encoding GUN4 domain-containing protein yields MEDDLSSARGIDYSMLRDFLKAGKWKEADEETIARMLEAAGREEKRVLEERSINEFPCEDLRTIDRLWVKYSEGHFGFSVQAEIYCSLGGTQSCDEQIDEKIWEAFADRVGWRKQGSWLLYPDPNLTFNTSAPSGHLPRSYVAIIFSSLVSRLLTCNIVRL; encoded by the coding sequence ATGGAAGACGATTTGAGCAGCGCTAGAGGGATAGACTACTCCATGCTGCGAGATTTCCTGAAGGCTGGGAAGTGGAAGGAGGCTGATGAGGAAACAATCGCAAGAATGCTGGAAGCGGCGGGAAGAGAAGAAAAACGCGTTTTAGAAGAAAGGTCTATTAATGAATTTCCTTGCGAAGACCTCCGCACGATTGATCGACTTTGGGTAAAATACAGCGAAGGTCACTTTGGATTCTCTGTGCAAGCGGAAATTTATTGCAGTTTAGGAGGAACCCAAAGCTGCGATGAACAAATCGATGAAAAAATCTGGGAAGCATTTGCAGATCGTGTAGGCTGGCGTAAGCAAGGAAGCTGGTTGCTCTACCCCGACCCTAACCTTACTTTTAATACCTCAGCACCGTCGGGCCACCTTCCACGGAGTTATGTAGCGATCATTTTCTCTTCTCTTGTGTCGAGACTTTTAACGTGTAACATCGTAAGACTTTAA
- a CDS encoding serine/threonine-protein kinase, producing MVLQPGNKLFGNRYTIIRKLGEGGFGITYEAKKSDGSSVVIKTLKDELLYHPNFKQFQDKFQGEALALAVCKHPHIVQVDNFFQEGNLPYLAMEYVIGEDLQGRVQRKGILPETEAISYIQQIGEALSFIHTEKGLLHRDVKPNNIVLRRSNREAVLIDFGLARGFIPDMTQQMTPLHTPAFAPPEQMMPNGRYGDYTDVYALAATLYFLLTNTLPTAAPWRALNHPLKPPRQINPKISAPVHQAILEGLAMEVHKRPQSVREWLKLIPSAKKTVAVLATDDLSSAKGVDYSRLRDLLKVGKWQDADTETAARMLEAAGREEEDWLWHEHIDNFPCKDLRTIDQLWVKYSEGRFGFSVQAKIYRSLGETRSYDEKIWNAYADRVGWRKQGHWVNYSNLIFNTTAPLGHLPRGAYRCGWFGWFWRVMVAGEALFSRIRTCKV from the coding sequence ATGGTTTTACAACCCGGAAACAAACTCTTTGGTAATCGCTACACAATTATTAGAAAATTAGGCGAAGGCGGGTTTGGGATTACTTACGAAGCCAAAAAGAGTGACGGAAGCTCTGTTGTCATCAAAACCCTGAAAGATGAGTTATTATATCATCCTAATTTTAAGCAATTTCAGGATAAGTTTCAGGGTGAAGCCCTCGCTTTAGCGGTTTGCAAGCATCCTCATATCGTTCAAGTGGATAACTTTTTCCAAGAGGGAAACTTACCTTATCTGGCGATGGAGTATGTGATCGGGGAAGACTTGCAGGGGCGAGTCCAACGCAAGGGGATTTTACCAGAAACAGAGGCAATAAGCTATATTCAGCAAATTGGTGAGGCTCTCAGCTTTATCCATACAGAGAAAGGTTTGCTGCATCGGGATGTGAAGCCTAACAATATTGTATTGCGTCGGAGTAATCGGGAAGCTGTATTAATTGATTTTGGGTTAGCCAGAGGCTTTATCCCAGATATGACTCAGCAGATGACACCGCTTCACACTCCCGCTTTTGCACCGCCTGAGCAAATGATGCCAAATGGCAGATATGGCGATTATACGGATGTCTATGCTTTGGCTGCAACGTTGTATTTTTTATTAACGAATACTTTACCCACGGCTGCACCCTGGAGAGCTTTAAACCATCCGTTAAAACCACCGAGACAAATTAATCCTAAAATTAGCGCTCCAGTTCATCAAGCTATTCTTGAGGGACTGGCGATGGAAGTCCACAAACGTCCTCAGTCTGTTCGAGAATGGTTAAAGTTAATTCCCTCAGCTAAAAAAACTGTTGCAGTTCTTGCTACGGATGATTTGAGCAGCGCGAAAGGGGTAGACTATTCCCGGCTGCGAGATTTGCTGAAGGTTGGCAAGTGGCAGGATGCGGATACGGAAACAGCCGCAAGAATGCTGGAAGCGGCGGGAAGAGAAGAGGAAGACTGGCTATGGCACGAACATATTGATAATTTTCCTTGCAAAGACCTCCGCACGATTGACCAACTTTGGGTAAAATATAGCGAAGGTCGCTTTGGATTCTCTGTGCAAGCGAAGATTTATCGCAGTTTGGGAGAAACCCGAAGCTACGATGAAAAAATCTGGAACGCGTATGCGGATCGCGTCGGTTGGCGCAAGCAAGGACACTGGGTAAACTACTCAAACCTAATTTTTAATACCACAGCACCCTTGGGACACCTCCCACGGGGTGCGTATCGTTGTGGGTGGTTCGGTTGGTTTTGGCGGGTTATGGTTGCTGGCGAGGCTCTGTTCTCTCGCATCAGGACTTGTAAAGTGTAA
- a CDS encoding DUF433 domain-containing protein, with protein MNYRERITIEPGKRSGKPCIRGMRIAVYDVLSYLASGMTYQEILDDFPYLTQEDILACLSYAADRERQTLWVQV; from the coding sequence ATGAACTACCGCGAAAGAATCACGATAGAACCGGGTAAACGTAGCGGCAAACCTTGCATTCGCGGAATGCGGATCGCAGTCTATGACGTACTTTCCTATCTTGCTTCTGGCATGACCTATCAAGAGATTCTTGACGATTTTCCTTATCTCACTCAAGAAGATATTCTGGCTTGCCTAAGCTATGCCGCCGATCGAGAACGTCAGACTTTATGGGTTCAGGTATGA
- a CDS encoding serine/threonine-protein kinase: MVLQPGYKLFGDRYTILKKLGDGGFGITYLAKKSDNTPIVIKTLKDDLLQHRDFKQFQDKFRDEALALALCKHPHIVQIDNFFQENYLPYLAMEYVPGEDLDKRVSCRGILPEGEALNYIQQIGKALSFIHAEKGLLHRDVKPCNIILRHNTQEAVLIDFGLARGFIPNVTQQMTPFYTPCFAPPEQIQPNGQYGEYTDVYALAATLYFLLTNTLPTPAPWRALNGRLQPPGQINPQISKAVQQAIYQGMELEPCKRPPSIDDWLSLLPKVQSVSTIENQLVLSFSVTPNLASEKRINYRKLQGLLKAQKWKEADVETARCLLALTAREQMGWLDIRDIQNLPCADLRTIDRLWVKYSQGRFGFSIQAQMYRSLGGTQEYNPETWEKYGKQVGWRKRKHLWRKQNDWLSYFDLTFTSSAPPGHLPKACDVLDWGSWLGWQAALCLFERVEACQCHLYSKPK; this comes from the coding sequence ATGGTTTTGCAACCGGGCTATAAACTTTTCGGCGATCGCTATACAATTCTCAAAAAGCTCGGAGACGGTGGGTTTGGGATTACCTACTTGGCAAAAAAGAGCGATAACACGCCCATCGTCATCAAAACGCTCAAGGACGATCTGTTACAACACCGAGATTTTAAGCAATTTCAGGATAAGTTTCGCGATGAAGCCCTAGCTTTAGCCCTGTGCAAGCATCCTCATATCGTGCAAATCGATAACTTTTTCCAAGAAAATTACCTTCCCTATCTAGCAATGGAATACGTTCCAGGGGAGGATTTAGATAAACGAGTGAGTTGTCGCGGGATTTTACCCGAAGGCGAAGCGTTAAACTATATTCAGCAGATTGGAAAAGCATTAAGCTTTATTCATGCCGAAAAGGGATTGCTGCATCGAGATGTCAAGCCCTGCAATATCATTTTACGCCATAACACCCAAGAGGCAGTATTAATTGATTTTGGGTTGGCACGCGGGTTTATCCCCAATGTCACCCAACAGATGACTCCCTTTTATACCCCCTGCTTTGCGCCCCCCGAACAAATTCAACCTAACGGGCAATATGGAGAGTATACCGATGTTTATGCGTTGGCAGCAACCCTATATTTTCTCCTCACCAATACCCTACCCACACCGGCACCTTGGAGAGCATTAAATGGGCGTTTGCAGCCTCCGGGACAAATTAATCCTCAAATCAGTAAAGCGGTACAGCAAGCCATTTATCAAGGAATGGAATTAGAACCTTGCAAGCGCCCTCCTTCTATTGATGACTGGTTATCGCTATTGCCTAAAGTTCAATCGGTTTCTACGATAGAAAATCAACTTGTCCTATCCTTTTCGGTTACGCCAAATCTAGCTTCAGAAAAAAGAATTAACTATCGCAAGCTACAAGGGTTATTAAAAGCACAGAAATGGAAAGAAGCAGATGTTGAAACCGCCAGATGTTTGTTAGCCCTTACCGCCAGAGAACAAATGGGTTGGCTTGATATCAGAGATATTCAAAATCTTCCATGTGCCGATCTGCGTACAATCGATCGACTTTGGGTAAAGTATAGTCAAGGACGCTTTGGCTTTTCCATCCAAGCTCAAATGTATCGCAGCTTAGGAGGAACCCAGGAATATAACCCTGAAACTTGGGAAAAGTATGGCAAACAAGTGGGTTGGCGCAAGCGCAAGCATTTATGGCGCAAGCAAAATGATTGGTTATCGTATTTTGACTTAACTTTTACTTCCTCTGCACCCCCAGGACATTTACCCAAAGCCTGCGATGTTTTAGATTGGGGTTCGTGGCTAGGATGGCAAGCCGCGTTATGTTTATTTGAACGAGTTGAGGCGTGTCAGTGTCATTTATACAGCAAGCCTAAATAA
- a CDS encoding aminopeptidase P family protein: METHDFTALAATLRDRRRKLAEKVDFPVLLWSGRSIPRNFPHNTFPFRASSHFLYFAGLPLEKAAIRLEGGKMELFINDPPPGNTLWHGETPDRDRLAEQIGADAAYPRSELLNRAPGSATIGLQDATTCLMQAQMLNRPVAPSDAPMGIDLELVRAIAALRLAHDAGALAELRQAAQVSVAAHQAGMQATPQAKREAEVRAAIEGVFIAHNMQPAYGSIVTVHGEVLHNQAYHHPLQAGDLLLADAGAETPNGWASDITRTWPVSGRFSPTQRDIYEVVLAAHDACIAQMQPGVEYQEIHLLAAQIIAEGLVNLGILRGKPEDLVEMDAHALFFPHGIGHLLGLDVHDMEDLGDLAGYAEGRERSPRFGLGYLRLNRPLQAGMLVTIEPGFYQVPAILNNPEFRDKYQTVVNWERLAQFADVRGIRIEDDVLVTDTGTEVLTAALPTAYQEIEALVSQALG, encoded by the coding sequence ATGGAAACCCACGATTTCACTGCCCTTGCTGCTACTTTACGCGATCGCCGCCGCAAGTTAGCCGAAAAGGTAGATTTTCCCGTGCTACTCTGGTCGGGTCGCAGTATTCCCCGCAATTTTCCCCACAATACGTTTCCCTTTCGGGCAAGCAGCCATTTTCTCTATTTTGCCGGACTTCCCCTGGAAAAAGCTGCGATTCGCTTGGAAGGGGGAAAGATGGAGTTGTTTATCAACGATCCGCCGCCCGGTAATACATTATGGCATGGCGAGACGCCCGATCGCGATCGCCTTGCCGAACAGATTGGGGCGGATGCGGCCTATCCGCGATCGGAGTTGCTCAATCGCGCCCCCGGATCGGCTACGATTGGGCTTCAGGATGCCACCACTTGTTTAATGCAGGCGCAAATGCTCAATCGTCCGGTGGCTCCCTCGGATGCGCCGATGGGGATCGATCTAGAATTAGTGAGGGCGATCGCAGCTTTGCGTTTAGCCCACGATGCAGGCGCATTAGCCGAGTTACGCCAAGCCGCACAAGTCAGCGTTGCAGCGCATCAAGCCGGGATGCAAGCCACCCCCCAGGCGAAGCGAGAAGCAGAGGTTCGCGCCGCCATTGAAGGGGTATTTATCGCCCATAATATGCAACCCGCCTATGGCAGTATTGTGACGGTGCATGGCGAGGTTTTGCACAATCAAGCGTATCACCATCCCTTGCAGGCAGGCGACTTACTGTTAGCCGATGCGGGTGCAGAAACCCCGAACGGTTGGGCATCTGATATTACCCGAACTTGGCCGGTTTCCGGTCGATTTTCCCCCACGCAACGGGATATTTACGAAGTGGTTTTAGCCGCCCACGATGCTTGTATTGCCCAGATGCAACCGGGGGTAGAATATCAAGAGATTCACCTTTTAGCTGCCCAAATTATTGCCGAAGGTTTAGTCAATTTAGGCATCCTGAGAGGCAAACCGGAAGATTTAGTAGAAATGGATGCTCACGCCCTATTTTTCCCCCACGGTATCGGGCATTTGTTAGGTTTAGATGTCCATGATATGGAAGATTTAGGCGATTTAGCCGGATATGCAGAAGGGCGAGAAAGAAGTCCCCGTTTTGGCTTAGGTTATCTGCGTTTAAATCGTCCCCTCCAAGCCGGGATGTTAGTCACCATTGAACCGGGTTTTTATCAAGTTCCAGCCATTTTGAATAACCCTGAGTTTCGCGACAAGTATCAAACAGTAGTGAATTGGGAACGCCTTGCCCAATTTGCCGATGTGCGCGGAATTCGCATAGAAGATGACGTTTTGGTGACAGATACGGGAACGGAAGTGTTAACCGCCGCGTTACCCACAGCTTATCAGGAGATTGAGGCGTTGGTGAGCCAAGCATTGGGTTAG
- a CDS encoding DUF4332 domain-containing protein: protein MNPPHAKSQPNLQPCYWPIRELPGLSDRNQIRLQKCGINTTEDLLAAVSTLDKKQELARRLQMHIHHVNKWLALADLARIPSVGCQYCGLLLHSGIISAAQLAQMPIHTLHQQVLRLHVAMIQRRDLCPPIDEIARWIQQAKLLNMAR, encoded by the coding sequence ATGAATCCTCCCCATGCTAAATCTCAGCCCAATTTGCAACCTTGCTATTGGCCAATTCGAGAATTACCCGGTTTAAGCGATCGCAATCAGATTAGACTGCAAAAATGCGGCATTAACACCACCGAAGACCTCTTAGCAGCCGTCAGCACCCTCGACAAAAAGCAAGAACTCGCCAGACGCCTGCAAATGCACATTCACCACGTCAACAAATGGCTAGCCCTCGCCGACTTAGCCCGCATCCCCAGCGTCGGCTGTCAATACTGCGGCTTGCTACTGCATTCTGGCATCATCTCCGCCGCCCAACTCGCCCAAATGCCCATCCACACCCTACACCAACAAGTCCTCCGCCTCCACGTCGCCATGATTCAACGCCGCGACTTATGTCCCCCCATCGACGAAATCGCCCGATGGATTCAACAAGCCAAACTCCTCAACATGGCCCGATAA
- the obgE gene encoding GTPase ObgE, translating into MQFIDQVEIQVQAGKGGDGIVAFRREKYVPAGGPSGGNGGKGGSVILVATTNLQTLLDFKYNHRFQAENGQRGGPNNRTGANGGDRILEVPCGTVVYDAETEEFLGDLVEHQQTLTVAAGGKGGLGNQHFLSNRNRAPDYALEGLPGEERLLRLELKLLAEVGIIGLPNAGKSTLISVLSAAKPKIADYPFTTLIPNLGVVRKPTGDGTVFADIPGLIEGAHLGAGLGHDFLRHIERTRLLLHLIDATSEDPIADFHTIHEELRLYNPDLAQRPQILAFNKVDAVDESIDLEAIATQLRQLTQAPVFIISAVARTNLEPLLQQVWQMLESPVATYSN; encoded by the coding sequence ATGCAGTTTATCGATCAAGTTGAAATTCAAGTCCAAGCCGGAAAAGGAGGCGATGGTATCGTCGCCTTTCGTCGGGAAAAATACGTTCCGGCGGGAGGTCCTTCGGGGGGGAATGGTGGAAAAGGCGGTTCTGTCATCTTAGTCGCCACCACCAACCTGCAAACCCTGCTTGACTTTAAGTATAATCATCGCTTCCAAGCCGAAAACGGACAGCGGGGCGGCCCGAATAATCGCACCGGAGCAAATGGGGGCGATCGCATTTTAGAAGTTCCCTGCGGTACCGTGGTATACGATGCCGAAACCGAAGAATTTTTAGGCGATTTAGTCGAACATCAACAAACCCTCACCGTCGCCGCAGGCGGGAAAGGCGGTTTAGGAAACCAACACTTCCTCAGCAACCGCAACCGCGCCCCCGATTATGCCCTAGAAGGACTCCCAGGGGAAGAACGCTTGCTGCGTTTAGAACTGAAATTACTCGCAGAAGTGGGCATCATCGGCTTACCCAACGCCGGGAAATCGACCCTAATTTCCGTGCTTTCCGCCGCCAAACCCAAAATCGCCGACTATCCCTTTACCACCCTCATCCCCAATTTGGGCGTTGTTCGCAAACCCACCGGAGACGGTACCGTATTCGCCGATATCCCCGGTTTAATTGAAGGGGCGCATTTAGGGGCGGGTTTAGGCCACGATTTCCTCAGACATATCGAACGGACTCGCCTGTTACTCCACTTAATTGATGCGACTAGCGAAGATCCAATCGCTGATTTTCACACGATTCACGAAGAATTGCGCCTGTACAATCCCGATTTAGCCCAACGGCCGCAAATCCTCGCCTTTAATAAGGTAGATGCCGTTGATGAGAGTATAGACCTGGAAGCGATCGCCACTCAACTGCGACAACTCACCCAGGCCCCTGTATTCATCATCTCCGCCGTCGCCCGTACCAACCTCGAACCCTTGTTACAACAAGTCTGGCAAATGCTGGAATCCCCAGTCGCCACTTATTCTAATTGA